One Bradyrhizobium zhanjiangense DNA segment encodes these proteins:
- a CDS encoding MFS transporter: MVTTRAIHDMTQSRKAAASGWIGSALEYYDFFIYATAASLIFPQIFFPSDNPTVAIVASLATYGVGYVARPIGAFVLGHWGDTHGRKTVLILCMFLMGLSTMAVGILPTYQQAGIMAPILLVILRLVQGFAVAGEISGASSMILEHAPFGRRGFYASFALQGVQAGQILAAAVFLPLAAYMPTDAFNSWGWRIPFLLSFFVIVAGYIIRREVDETPAFAREDERGETPRAPIVQAIKLSWPDMLRVICMALMNVIPVVATIFGAAYAVQPAYGIGFAKDVYLWIPVLGNMLAVFIIPFVGHLSDKVGRKPPIIVGALLSGLLAFGYLYAISIRNVPLAILLSLLMWGVVYQGYNAIFPSFYPELFPTRTRVSAMAISQNIGTTITALLPALFATVAPPGSTNIPLTVGAIAFGITVIAALAAVTARETYRVSIDDLGNPQAVPMARADYERRRAAAAGGATAIPT; this comes from the coding sequence ATGGTCACGACGCGCGCGATCCATGACATGACTCAGTCCAGGAAGGCTGCCGCAAGCGGCTGGATCGGGTCGGCTCTCGAATATTATGACTTCTTCATCTACGCGACAGCCGCCTCGCTGATCTTCCCGCAGATCTTCTTCCCGTCGGACAATCCCACAGTCGCAATCGTCGCATCGCTTGCGACCTATGGCGTCGGATACGTGGCGCGGCCCATCGGTGCCTTCGTCCTCGGACATTGGGGCGACACGCATGGCCGCAAGACCGTTCTCATCCTTTGCATGTTCCTGATGGGCCTCTCGACGATGGCGGTAGGTATCCTGCCGACGTATCAACAGGCCGGCATCATGGCGCCGATCCTGCTCGTCATCCTGCGACTTGTGCAGGGATTTGCGGTGGCCGGTGAAATCTCCGGCGCGAGCTCGATGATCCTGGAGCACGCGCCGTTCGGTCGGCGCGGCTTTTATGCAAGCTTCGCGCTCCAGGGCGTGCAGGCCGGACAAATTCTCGCGGCAGCCGTCTTCCTGCCGCTGGCGGCCTATATGCCGACCGACGCCTTCAACAGCTGGGGCTGGCGGATTCCGTTCCTGCTCAGCTTCTTCGTCATCGTCGCCGGCTACATCATTCGCCGCGAAGTCGACGAAACGCCTGCTTTTGCCCGAGAGGACGAGCGGGGAGAAACGCCACGGGCTCCGATCGTCCAGGCCATCAAGCTGAGCTGGCCCGACATGCTGCGGGTCATCTGCATGGCGCTCATGAACGTCATTCCGGTCGTTGCGACCATCTTTGGGGCGGCCTACGCGGTCCAGCCGGCCTATGGCATCGGCTTTGCCAAGGACGTCTATCTGTGGATTCCGGTGCTCGGAAACATGCTGGCCGTGTTCATCATTCCCTTCGTCGGCCATCTCTCCGACAAGGTCGGCCGCAAGCCCCCGATCATCGTGGGCGCGCTGCTCTCCGGCCTGCTCGCCTTCGGCTATCTCTATGCCATCAGCATCAGGAACGTGCCGCTCGCGATCCTCCTGTCGCTCCTGATGTGGGGCGTGGTCTATCAGGGCTACAACGCGATCTTCCCGAGCTTTTACCCGGAGCTGTTTCCGACGCGTACCCGTGTGTCGGCGATGGCGATCTCGCAGAACATCGGCACGACCATCACGGCATTGCTTCCTGCTCTGTTTGCGACCGTGGCTCCTCCCGGCTCGACCAACATTCCCTTGACGGTGGGGGCGATCGCCTTCGGCATCACTGTCATCGCGGCACTGGCGGCCGTCACGGCGCGCGAAACCTATCGGGTCAGCATCGACGATCTCGGTAATCCCCAGGCCGTTCCGATGGCGCGGGCCGATTATGAGCGGCGGCGTGCGGCGGCAGCGGGCGGTGCCACCGCGATTCCGACCTGA
- a CDS encoding 3-keto-5-aminohexanoate cleavage protein, whose amino-acid sequence MNPAVVAVAITGSVPRKKDNPAVPILPSEQIESTQQAFEAGATLAHIHVRNDDETPSSDPERFALVQEGIRKHCPGMVVQFSTGGRGRDPSARGSALYLKPDMASLSTGSVNFPTIVYENSAALVETLATSMKANGIRPEIEIFDLSHLHGARRLIEAGLIDQRPHVQFVMGVKNAMPADEHVLDILLGELRRLIPKATWTAAGIGRHQAEVMGWALARGADAVRTGLEDNIRIDKARLAASNAELVAIAAEAVARHGRRVATATEARSLLGIAG is encoded by the coding sequence ATGAACCCCGCTGTCGTTGCTGTCGCGATCACCGGCTCCGTTCCGCGCAAGAAGGACAATCCGGCGGTCCCCATCCTGCCGTCCGAGCAGATCGAATCGACGCAACAAGCCTTCGAGGCCGGCGCCACGCTTGCGCATATTCATGTTCGAAACGATGACGAGACGCCGTCCTCCGACCCCGAGCGTTTTGCCCTGGTGCAGGAGGGGATCAGGAAGCATTGTCCGGGGATGGTCGTCCAGTTCTCGACCGGCGGGCGGGGCCGCGATCCCTCGGCGCGCGGCTCAGCGCTTTATCTCAAGCCCGACATGGCCTCGCTCTCCACCGGATCAGTGAACTTTCCGACGATAGTTTACGAGAATAGCGCCGCGCTGGTCGAAACGCTCGCCACCAGCATGAAGGCGAATGGCATCCGGCCGGAAATCGAGATCTTCGATTTGTCGCATCTGCATGGCGCCCGCCGCCTGATCGAGGCGGGCCTGATCGACCAGCGTCCGCACGTGCAGTTCGTCATGGGCGTCAAGAACGCAATGCCGGCGGACGAACATGTCCTCGACATCCTGTTGGGAGAGCTCAGGCGGCTGATCCCGAAAGCAACCTGGACTGCAGCCGGAATCGGGCGCCATCAAGCCGAGGTCATGGGCTGGGCGCTCGCGCGGGGCGCCGACGCGGTTCGCACCGGGCTCGAGGACAATATCAGGATCGACAAGGCGCGCCTGGCCGCCAGCAACGCAGAGCTGGTGGCCATCGCGGCCGAGGCTGTCGCACGGCACGGCCGGCGCGTCGCGACCGCGACTGAGGCGCGATCCTTGCTCGGGATCGCAGGGTAG
- a CDS encoding MFS transporter — MRFLKSDSRLIGVLLVLAITQLVGWGTIGLPAIIGRDLAADLGMSLPAVFAGTSVLYVAMGLCAPWLAKSFARHGARTVMMIGTVVTVPGFVLLSLAREPMLYFAAWIVLGIAGSATLSTGAYIMLNEVAGRQAKSAIGALMLVTGLSNSIFWPATSFLSGHLGWRGTCLVYAATLILVSLPLYAFAAPRRRGAEGDGGAPAKPEDAPPIARSTFRLVVAAITLNAFVNFGLSAILIELLRAEGLAPAQAIAFGSMLGVIQVSARGLDFLGGGRWDGITTGLVAGTALPVAMLLLMMSEATTWAVAVFILLYGAGSGAMAVARATIPLVFYDQAEFAKAMSMIALPLNLASAISPPLLVGLLTEFGSRSALGLTFVCSCATVLILVLLGRRRPRTVAAALT, encoded by the coding sequence ATGCGGTTCTTGAAATCTGACAGCAGGCTCATTGGGGTCCTGCTGGTGCTCGCGATCACGCAGCTGGTCGGATGGGGCACGATCGGGCTTCCCGCCATCATCGGGCGCGACCTTGCGGCGGACCTCGGCATGAGCCTGCCGGCGGTATTCGCGGGGACGTCCGTTCTCTATGTCGCGATGGGACTGTGCGCCCCCTGGCTCGCCAAGTCGTTTGCGCGGCATGGCGCGCGGACGGTCATGATGATCGGCACGGTCGTCACTGTGCCGGGCTTCGTGCTGCTGTCCCTCGCGCGCGAGCCGATGCTCTATTTCGCGGCCTGGATCGTGCTCGGCATCGCCGGCAGCGCCACGTTGTCGACCGGCGCCTATATCATGCTGAACGAGGTTGCCGGGCGGCAAGCCAAGAGCGCGATCGGCGCGCTCATGCTGGTGACGGGCTTGTCCAACAGCATCTTCTGGCCGGCCACATCGTTCCTGAGCGGCCACCTCGGCTGGCGTGGAACATGCCTCGTCTATGCCGCCACGTTGATCCTCGTTTCGCTTCCCCTCTATGCGTTCGCGGCTCCGCGCCGGAGAGGCGCCGAAGGCGATGGCGGTGCGCCGGCCAAGCCTGAGGATGCGCCGCCAATTGCGCGGAGCACGTTTCGTCTCGTCGTGGCCGCGATCACCCTCAATGCCTTCGTCAATTTCGGCCTTTCCGCCATTCTCATCGAGCTGCTCCGGGCGGAGGGCCTGGCGCCGGCCCAGGCCATTGCCTTCGGCTCGATGCTCGGTGTGATCCAGGTCAGCGCGCGCGGGCTGGATTTCCTCGGGGGCGGGCGATGGGACGGCATCACGACCGGCCTCGTCGCAGGCACGGCCCTGCCGGTGGCGATGCTGCTGCTGATGATGAGCGAGGCCACGACCTGGGCAGTCGCGGTCTTCATCCTGCTCTATGGCGCCGGCAGCGGCGCAATGGCGGTGGCGCGGGCGACCATCCCGCTGGTGTTCTACGACCAGGCTGAGTTCGCCAAGGCCATGTCGATGATCGCGCTGCCGCTCAATCTTGCATCCGCAATCTCGCCGCCGCTTCTCGTCGGCTTGCTCACGGAGTTCGGCAGCCGCAGCGCCCTCGGTCTCACCTTCGTCTGCTCCTGCGCGACCGTGCTGATCCTGGTCCTGCTCGGCCGCCGCCGGCCGCGAACTGTCGCTGCAGCCCTGACCTAA
- a CDS encoding CaiB/BaiF CoA transferase family protein, whose translation MSALPLSGIKILDLTRVLAGPLSAQMLGDLGAEVIKIERPGTGDDARAFGPPYLADPEGKANNNNSFYLCANRNKKSVTVNIAKPEGQAIIRELAKDVDVFMENYKVGDLKRYGLDYESIKAINPGVIYCSVTGFGQTGPYAPRAGYDAILQAMGGLMSVTGHIDGEPGEGPMKVGPSIVDYMTGMNSSIGILSALYHRDANGGAGQHIDVCLFDTVIASLSHWLQIYLVNGKTPPRRGTWGNGGMPAGVFRCTDGELMLVVGNDGQFQRTCAVLGEPELASDKRFIKNNDRVVHGKEIMAIFAGLFLKKPVAYWLEKLEEAGVPSGPINNFEQVFSDPHVQSRGMRVKVNHPFEPDLSLVRNALTLSETPIKDYRAPPLLGEHTQEVLTRKLGYDAGKIETLKQQGII comes from the coding sequence ATGTCGGCCTTGCCGCTTTCAGGCATCAAGATCCTTGACCTCACCCGCGTGCTCGCAGGACCCCTGTCGGCCCAGATGCTGGGGGACCTGGGCGCGGAGGTCATCAAGATCGAGCGGCCGGGCACCGGCGACGACGCGCGCGCCTTCGGCCCACCTTACCTCGCCGATCCCGAAGGCAAGGCGAACAACAACAACTCGTTCTACCTCTGCGCCAACCGCAACAAGAAGTCGGTCACGGTCAACATCGCCAAGCCGGAGGGGCAGGCGATCATCCGGGAGCTCGCCAAGGACGTCGACGTTTTCATGGAGAACTACAAGGTCGGCGATCTCAAGCGCTACGGCCTCGACTATGAATCGATCAAGGCGATCAATCCCGGCGTCATCTATTGTTCGGTGACCGGCTTTGGCCAGACCGGCCCATACGCGCCGCGCGCCGGCTATGACGCGATCCTGCAGGCGATGGGCGGCCTGATGAGCGTCACCGGCCATATCGACGGCGAGCCTGGCGAGGGCCCGATGAAGGTCGGTCCCTCGATTGTCGACTACATGACCGGCATGAACTCATCGATTGGGATTCTCTCGGCGCTCTACCATCGCGACGCCAATGGCGGGGCGGGACAGCACATCGACGTCTGCCTGTTCGATACTGTGATCGCGTCATTGTCGCACTGGCTCCAGATCTACCTCGTCAACGGCAAGACACCGCCGCGCCGCGGCACCTGGGGCAATGGCGGCATGCCGGCCGGCGTGTTCCGCTGTACCGACGGCGAGCTGATGCTGGTGGTCGGCAATGACGGCCAGTTCCAGCGCACCTGCGCCGTGCTCGGCGAGCCCGAGCTCGCCAGCGACAAGCGCTTCATCAAGAACAACGACCGCGTCGTGCACGGCAAGGAGATCATGGCGATCTTCGCCGGCCTGTTCCTGAAGAAGCCGGTGGCCTACTGGCTGGAAAAGCTCGAGGAAGCCGGCGTGCCCTCAGGGCCGATCAACAATTTCGAGCAGGTGTTTTCCGATCCGCACGTCCAGTCGCGCGGCATGCGGGTGAAGGTCAACCATCCCTTCGAGCCCGATCTGTCGCTGGTCCGCAACGCGCTCACTTTGTCCGAGACCCCGATCAAGGACTACCGCGCGCCGCCGCTTCTGGGCGAGCACACCCAGGAGGTGCTCACCCGCAAGCTCGGCTATGATGCCGGCAAGATCGAGACGCTGAAGCAGCAGGGCATCATTTAG
- a CDS encoding RidA family protein, translating to MKREALRVEPISTFLDRWKAPTSPLTRAGNMIFVAGLPPFDPVSGEIASVSIERQSELVMEQMKLCLQTAGASLDNVMKCNVYCTSTKHFAAFNTVYARYFPLDPPARIFVCTPEWFGPFDVEIDCIAMM from the coding sequence ATGAAACGCGAAGCGCTCCGCGTCGAACCGATCTCGACGTTTCTCGACCGCTGGAAGGCGCCGACCTCGCCACTGACGCGCGCCGGCAACATGATCTTCGTCGCCGGCCTGCCGCCGTTCGATCCGGTGTCGGGCGAGATCGCCTCCGTTTCGATCGAGCGGCAGAGCGAGCTCGTCATGGAGCAGATGAAGCTGTGCCTTCAGACGGCCGGCGCCTCGCTCGACAACGTCATGAAGTGCAATGTCTACTGCACCTCGACGAAGCATTTCGCCGCCTTCAACACCGTCTATGCGCGCTACTTCCCGCTCGATCCGCCGGCGCGGATCTTCGTCTGCACGCCGGAATGGTTCGGTCCCTTCGACGTCGAGATCGACTGCATCGCGATGATGTGA
- a CDS encoding TetR/AcrR family transcriptional regulator, translating to MASDHTRSAILAAAERLYADRGFGDVTLRDIVAEANVNLAAVNYHFGSKDELIAELFVTRSIATNRERLRELKAAEEQGGGRAPIEVILRALVGPTLRGCLGPENQRSTAARFMIRASIESVPPIRRIKNREIDHLRKFAGAMRRSLPERSDVEIYWGLNFALAMAHHTIRESERLTKLSEGKCDLDDVEDVVARVVSVATMALTAGKAETKVSSKVAAR from the coding sequence ATGGCCAGTGATCATACGAGGTCTGCCATTCTCGCCGCCGCCGAACGGCTCTACGCCGATCGAGGCTTCGGCGACGTGACGCTCCGCGACATCGTCGCGGAGGCCAATGTCAATCTCGCCGCGGTGAACTATCATTTCGGCTCGAAGGATGAATTGATCGCGGAACTGTTCGTCACGCGCTCGATCGCGACCAATCGCGAGCGCCTGCGCGAACTGAAGGCGGCGGAGGAGCAAGGCGGCGGGCGCGCGCCGATCGAGGTGATTTTGCGCGCGCTCGTCGGCCCGACCTTGCGCGGCTGCCTCGGCCCCGAGAACCAGCGCTCCACCGCGGCGCGCTTCATGATCCGCGCCTCGATCGAATCCGTGCCGCCGATCCGCCGCATCAAGAACCGCGAGATCGACCATTTGCGCAAATTCGCCGGCGCGATGCGGAGATCCCTGCCCGAGCGCAGCGACGTCGAGATCTATTGGGGCCTGAACTTCGCGCTCGCCATGGCGCACCACACCATCCGCGAGAGCGAGCGGCTGACGAAGCTGTCGGAAGGCAAATGCGATCTCGACGACGTCGAGGACGTGGTCGCCCGCGTCGTCAGCGTCGCGACGATGGCCCTGACGGCGGGAAAGGCCGAGACGAAGGTGTCGTCAAAGGTGGCGGCGCGTTAG
- a CDS encoding acyl-CoA dehydrogenase family protein, whose amino-acid sequence MDFDLSPKQKEWLDRVQSFMAKHVRPAVPVYDQQDKSGDRWKVIPVLEDLKKKAKAEGLWNMFLPPSEHEDDEFRGAGLTNLEYALLSEEMGRITWASEVFNCSAPDTGNMEVFIRYGSKEQKRKWLRPLMDGEIRSAFLMTEPAVASSDATNIETRIEKDGDHYVINGRKWWSSGVGDPRCKIAILMGKTDFKAAKHQQQSQILVPLDTPGIKVEKMLPVFGFDDAPHGHAQVLLENVRVPKENILLGEGRGFEIAQGRLGPGRIHHCMRTIGKAEEALEKMVKRLASRTAFGKKIVEHSVWEQRIGEARTNIEMTRLLCLKAADMMDKVGNKTAQAEIAMIKVAAPNMALKIIDEAIQAFGGGGVSDEAGLAKDYAHIRTLRLADGPDEVHNRAIARLELRKYANSPSH is encoded by the coding sequence ATGGATTTCGATCTGTCCCCCAAGCAGAAGGAATGGCTCGACCGCGTGCAGTCCTTCATGGCCAAGCACGTGCGCCCGGCGGTGCCGGTCTACGACCAGCAGGACAAGAGCGGCGACCGCTGGAAGGTGATTCCGGTCCTGGAAGACCTCAAGAAAAAGGCCAAGGCCGAAGGCCTCTGGAACATGTTCCTGCCGCCGTCCGAGCACGAGGATGACGAATTCCGCGGCGCGGGACTGACCAATCTCGAATACGCGCTGCTGTCGGAAGAGATGGGCCGTATCACCTGGGCCTCGGAGGTGTTCAACTGCTCGGCGCCCGACACCGGCAACATGGAAGTGTTCATCCGTTACGGCTCCAAGGAGCAGAAGCGCAAATGGCTGCGCCCACTGATGGACGGCGAGATCCGTTCCGCCTTCCTGATGACGGAACCGGCGGTGGCCTCGTCCGACGCCACCAACATCGAGACCCGCATCGAGAAAGACGGTGACCACTACGTCATCAACGGTCGCAAATGGTGGTCGTCCGGCGTCGGCGATCCCCGCTGCAAGATCGCGATCCTGATGGGCAAGACCGATTTCAAGGCGGCCAAGCACCAGCAGCAGTCGCAGATCCTGGTTCCGCTCGACACCCCCGGCATCAAGGTCGAGAAGATGCTGCCCGTGTTCGGCTTCGACGACGCGCCGCACGGGCACGCCCAGGTGCTGCTCGAGAACGTGCGGGTGCCGAAGGAGAACATCCTGCTCGGGGAAGGCCGAGGTTTCGAGATCGCGCAGGGCCGTCTCGGTCCGGGACGCATTCATCACTGCATGCGCACCATCGGCAAGGCCGAGGAGGCGCTGGAGAAGATGGTGAAGCGGCTCGCCTCGCGCACCGCCTTCGGCAAGAAGATCGTCGAGCATTCGGTGTGGGAACAGCGCATTGGCGAAGCCCGCACCAACATCGAGATGACGCGTCTTTTGTGCCTCAAGGCGGCCGACATGATGGACAAGGTCGGCAACAAGACCGCGCAGGCCGAGATCGCCATGATCAAGGTCGCGGCGCCCAACATGGCGCTGAAGATCATCGACGAGGCGATCCAGGCCTTTGGCGGCGGCGGCGTCTCGGATGAAGCCGGCCTTGCCAAGGACTACGCCCACATCCGCACGCTGCGGCTCGCCGACGGTCCGGACGAGGTGCACAACCGCGCCATTGCCAGACTTGAACTTCGGAAGTATGCAAACTCTCCAAGTCACTAA
- a CDS encoding phosphotransferase family protein: MADGVRKDEEFSGTKPVEERHRFDELRLEAWMRDNVEGYEGPLVVLQFKGGQSNPTYRLDTPNRSYVMRRKPFGKLLPSAHAVDREYRVIAALGKQGFPVARAYALCQDDSVIGAAFYIMSMEEGRVFWDPTLPSQDVDARRKIFTSKIETLAQLHMFDPVAIGLGDFGKPGNYFARQIDRWTKQYRASETQHIPEFEKVAEWLPKTVPEQARVSIVHGDYRLDNMIFHATEPRVQAVLDWELSTLGDPMADFTYLLMQWIMPGLHGVDLKALNIPSLEEAAQIYCSVTKMNVPDLNWYFSYNLFRLAGITQGIAGRIRDGTAANAKALESAKRTVPLSKASWEYAQKAGAV, from the coding sequence GTGGCTGACGGCGTCAGGAAAGACGAGGAGTTTTCGGGCACCAAGCCGGTCGAGGAGCGGCATCGCTTCGACGAGCTGCGGCTCGAGGCCTGGATGCGCGACAACGTCGAAGGCTATGAGGGGCCGCTGGTCGTCCTCCAGTTCAAGGGCGGCCAGTCCAACCCGACCTATCGGCTCGACACGCCGAACCGTTCCTATGTGATGCGCCGAAAGCCGTTCGGCAAACTGCTGCCTTCGGCGCACGCCGTCGATCGCGAATACCGCGTGATTGCAGCCCTTGGAAAGCAGGGCTTTCCGGTCGCGCGCGCCTACGCGCTGTGTCAGGACGATAGCGTCATTGGCGCTGCCTTCTACATCATGTCGATGGAGGAGGGCCGGGTGTTCTGGGATCCGACGCTGCCGAGCCAGGATGTCGATGCGCGGCGAAAGATCTTCACCAGCAAGATCGAGACGCTGGCGCAACTCCACATGTTCGATCCCGTTGCGATCGGCCTTGGCGACTTCGGCAAGCCCGGCAACTACTTTGCGCGCCAGATCGACCGCTGGACCAAGCAGTACCGCGCCTCCGAGACCCAGCACATTCCGGAGTTCGAGAAGGTCGCCGAATGGCTGCCCAAGACCGTGCCGGAGCAGGCGCGCGTCTCCATCGTCCACGGCGACTATCGCCTCGACAACATGATTTTCCATGCGACGGAACCGCGTGTGCAAGCGGTGCTCGACTGGGAGCTGTCGACGCTCGGCGATCCCATGGCCGACTTCACCTATCTGTTGATGCAGTGGATCATGCCGGGCTTGCACGGCGTCGATCTCAAGGCGCTCAACATCCCGAGCCTGGAAGAGGCCGCGCAGATCTACTGCAGCGTCACCAAGATGAACGTGCCGGACCTCAACTGGTACTTCTCCTACAATCTGTTCCGCCTCGCCGGCATCACGCAGGGTATCGCGGGACGCATCCGCGACGGCACCGCCGCGAATGCAAAAGCGCTCGAATCCGCCAAGCGCACCGTGCCGCTGTCGAAGGCATCGTGGGAATACGCGCAGAAGGCGGGCGCGGTTTAG
- the argE gene encoding acetylornithine deacetylase: MQSSRPDRIRKLLADLVAFDTVSDRTNLPLIAHIESYLAAFGIKGERIIDETGKKASLWVTIGLEDRPGLVLSGHTDVVPVVGQDWSHDPFKLVERGGKLYGRGTTDMKGFVAVCLAMVPEMVEAKLKTPIHLAISYDEEIGCVGVRPMLREIAKTKVKPLGAFIGEPTEMKVIIGHKGKHGVRATFRGLARHSSIAPDGVNAIEYAAELITEIRRRAVKLAAARSTDSLYDVPHSTLLTSIVHGGAALNIVPDACTVEFECRGIGITESREVTDAIVAWAKAELEPAMKAKNADCGIDFEEILDYPALDTAADAAIVTLAKSLAGRNDHAKVAFGTEASLFASMADIPSVVIGPGSIAQAHTPDEFVAMAELEKCAVFVEKLIAHCVKG, from the coding sequence ATGCAGAGCTCAAGACCCGACCGTATCCGCAAGCTGCTTGCCGACCTCGTTGCTTTCGACACCGTCAGCGACCGCACCAACCTGCCCCTGATCGCCCATATCGAAAGCTATCTCGCCGCCTTCGGCATCAAGGGCGAGCGCATCATCGATGAGACCGGCAAGAAAGCTTCGCTGTGGGTCACCATTGGACTCGAGGACCGCCCGGGCCTGGTGCTATCGGGCCACACCGACGTCGTGCCCGTCGTCGGCCAGGACTGGAGCCACGATCCGTTCAAGCTCGTCGAGCGTGGCGGCAAGCTCTACGGCCGCGGCACCACCGACATGAAGGGCTTTGTCGCGGTGTGCCTCGCGATGGTGCCCGAGATGGTGGAGGCGAAGCTCAAGACGCCGATTCATCTCGCGATCTCCTATGACGAGGAGATCGGCTGTGTCGGCGTGCGGCCGATGCTGCGCGAAATCGCCAAGACGAAGGTCAAGCCGCTCGGCGCCTTCATCGGCGAGCCGACCGAGATGAAGGTCATCATCGGCCACAAGGGCAAGCACGGTGTCCGCGCCACGTTTCGCGGCCTCGCCCGCCACTCCTCGATCGCGCCCGACGGGGTCAACGCGATCGAATATGCGGCCGAGCTGATCACCGAGATCCGCCGTCGCGCTGTGAAGCTCGCGGCCGCGCGATCAACGGACAGCCTCTACGATGTTCCGCACTCGACGCTGCTCACCAGCATCGTGCATGGCGGCGCCGCGCTCAACATCGTGCCTGATGCCTGCACGGTCGAGTTCGAATGTCGCGGCATCGGCATCACGGAATCGCGTGAGGTCACCGATGCGATCGTCGCCTGGGCCAAGGCCGAGCTCGAGCCGGCGATGAAGGCAAAGAATGCGGATTGCGGCATCGATTTCGAGGAGATTCTCGACTATCCCGCGCTCGACACGGCCGCCGACGCCGCCATCGTCACGCTGGCCAAGAGCCTCGCGGGGCGCAACGACCACGCCAAGGTCGCCTTCGGCACCGAGGCGAGCCTGTTCGCCAGCATGGCGGATATCCCCTCGGTGGTCATCGGCCCGGGATCGATCGCACAGGCGCACACGCCGGATGAATTCGTCGCGATGGCCGAGTTGGAGAAATGCGCGGTGTTCGTGGAGAAGCTGATCGCGCATTGTGTGAAGGGGTAG
- a CDS encoding SDR family NAD(P)-dependent oxidoreductase: MGRLQGKSVIITGAGSGIGRAAALLFTREGAKLIAVDRTEAVKETVEEIRAAGGVAEAMVADAGSEKDVIAVIDKAVKTHGRLDVIWANAGVSGGLVPLAEQTVEHWQEILRVNLIGPFLAVKYAMPHMVKQQSGAIVLTASVAGLKAGASGHPYAASKAGVISLVQTTAYSLTGTGVRINAVCPGLIETGMTKPIFDRAKERGTQDKIGQLNPLKRPGQPHELAAMGLFLASDEASYVNGQAFPVDGGLTASMPYTGKPV; encoded by the coding sequence ATGGGCCGCCTGCAAGGCAAATCCGTCATCATCACCGGCGCCGGCAGCGGCATCGGCCGCGCCGCTGCGCTGCTGTTCACCAGGGAAGGCGCAAAGCTCATTGCCGTCGATCGCACCGAGGCGGTGAAGGAGACCGTCGAGGAGATCAGAGCGGCCGGCGGTGTCGCGGAAGCCATGGTGGCGGACGCCGGCTCCGAGAAGGACGTCATCGCTGTCATCGACAAGGCGGTGAAGACGCACGGCCGGCTCGATGTGATCTGGGCCAATGCCGGCGTCTCGGGCGGGCTCGTTCCGCTCGCCGAGCAGACGGTGGAGCACTGGCAGGAGATTCTGCGCGTCAATTTGATCGGACCGTTCCTCGCGGTGAAATACGCCATGCCGCACATGGTCAAGCAGCAGTCCGGCGCGATCGTGCTGACGGCGTCCGTCGCGGGTCTCAAGGCCGGCGCCAGCGGCCATCCCTATGCGGCGAGCAAGGCCGGCGTGATCAGCCTGGTGCAGACCACGGCCTATTCGCTCACCGGCACCGGCGTGCGCATCAACGCGGTATGCCCGGGCCTGATCGAAACAGGCATGACCAAACCGATCTTCGACCGCGCCAAGGAGCGTGGCACCCAAGACAAGATCGGCCAGCTCAACCCGCTGAAGCGCCCGGGCCAGCCGCACGAGCTCGCGGCGATGGGACTGTTTTTGGCCAGCGACGAGGCCTCGTATGTGAACGGCCAGGCTTTCCCGGTCGACGGCGGTCTCACGGCATCGATGCCGTATACGGGCAAGCCGGTGTAG
- a CDS encoding histidine phosphatase family protein: MAGADKPNVVMTRWWWVRHAPVRNDGGNIYGQSDIACDTSDTYVFNAVAKVLPRKAVWYSSNLMRTHQTAEAIWAAGFPRPAAMKWEADLAEQNLGRWQGMNRAEFIASRPVGTSWFADINEPAPGGESFMDLYNRTRRTIERINVEAAGQDIIAVAHGGTIKAAVGLALGDLPEQGLAFDIDNVSVTRLDYFASPERTVWRLPMVNQQPWIADAAHAAMHQPAGPEVKKLA, encoded by the coding sequence ATGGCAGGCGCAGACAAGCCGAATGTGGTCATGACACGATGGTGGTGGGTCCGGCACGCGCCCGTGCGCAATGACGGCGGCAACATCTACGGACAATCCGACATCGCCTGCGACACCAGCGACACCTATGTGTTCAACGCTGTTGCCAAGGTGCTGCCACGCAAGGCGGTCTGGTATTCGAGCAATCTGATGCGCACACATCAGACGGCCGAAGCGATCTGGGCGGCCGGCTTTCCGCGGCCTGCGGCGATGAAATGGGAAGCGGATCTCGCCGAGCAGAATCTCGGCCGCTGGCAGGGCATGAACCGCGCCGAGTTCATCGCGAGCCGCCCCGTCGGCACCAGCTGGTTCGCCGATATCAACGAGCCCGCGCCCGGCGGTGAAAGCTTCATGGACCTCTATAACCGCACGCGCCGCACCATCGAACGGATCAATGTGGAAGCGGCCGGGCAGGACATCATCGCGGTCGCGCATGGCGGCACCATCAAGGCGGCGGTCGGCCTCGCGCTCGGTGACTTGCCGGAGCAGGGGCTCGCATTCGATATCGACAATGTGTCGGTGACGCGGCTCGATTATTTCGCGAGCCCCGAGCGTACGGTCTGGCGGTTGCCGATGGTGAACCAGCAGCCGTGGATCGCCGACGCTGCGCACGCAGCGATGCATCAGCCTGCGGGACCGGAAGTCAAGAAACTCGCTTGA